One region of Quercus lobata isolate SW786 chromosome 2, ValleyOak3.0 Primary Assembly, whole genome shotgun sequence genomic DNA includes:
- the LOC115977487 gene encoding membralin-like protein At1g60995 isoform X1, with translation MDPEQTFIRVQERFSQMVRPKLRAVLEYLYLFIAITLFCILVVMHANYVQQPGCSSELSGPEMTEAQLIQIKITSAGLWSHNESESNAIDVPDLNTVTNKLENANVDGDGLTFLAAKFWLNWVGSGTRRSKLAWKFWKTDTELLEHQAETSMSCQSSMPTVDDTVIKIDKEERRSFPLSARETFKAAVFHFGKKWYKRLLFIWRHAVQLIRSFWKLWNLAGINLNIDIPKWLRILHLDRLNSYAVHSLEKRIKAFEPTYIYTMEKGYFLLPEEARSRHNIHTVNISISARHSCFGNRWQQLLINRIVGYDTILMNSLLTSTGQGYLYNYQTKEFYNLSYAQLPPEGPAGFGDYLVTKCGVLMMSLFVFFTTTMSVSFTLRETQTRMLKFTVQLQHHARHRLPTFQLIFVHVIESLVFVPIMIGILFFLFEFYDDQLLAFMVLILVWLSELFTLISVRTPISMKFFPRFFLLYFLVFHIYFFSYAYGFSYLALSTTAAFMQHLILYFWNRFEVPALQRFMQHRRSQLQQPPDFHITSSTILASTLHITRLNTRNPGPVNTDLTTGTGLRPGSNPAMPATGEMDISGLQEQSESENRAENPLQQADNGPNPGAMNAFSSLLLWILGGASSEGLNSFLSMFRDVREQGQVYAENRANQNVR, from the exons ATGGATCCAGAGCAAACGTTCATACGGGTGCAAGAGCGGTTCTCACAGATGGTGAGACCCAAACTGAGAGCTGTTTTGGAGTACTTGTACCTCTTCATCGCCATCACTTTGTTCTGTATCCTTGTTGTTATGCACGCCAATTACGTTCAACAG CCTGGCTGTTCTAGTGAGCTCTCTGGACCTGAAATGACAGAAGCACAACTCATCCAAATTAAG ATAACTAGTGCAGGGTTGTGGTCGCACAATGAGTCTGAATCTAATGCGATTGATGTTCCTGATTTGAATACCGTGACGAATAAATTGGAAAATGCAAATGTGGATGGAGATGGATTGACATTTTTGGCTGcaaaattttggttaaattgggTTGGTTCTGGTACTAGAAGGAGCAAACTAGCCTGGAAGTTCTGGAAGACTGACACCGAGCTTCTTGAGCATCAAGCAGAAACTTCAATGAGTTGTCAAAGCTCTATGCCAACAGTAGATGACACAGTCATCAAAATTGATAAAGAGGAGCGGCGTAGTTTCCCTTTATCTGCCAGAGAGACATTTAAAGCAGCAGTATTTCATTTTGGCAAAAAGTGGTACAAGCGTCTGTTATTTATTTGGCGACATGCAGTGCAGCTCATTAGAAGTTTCTGGAAGTTGTGG AATCTTGCAggtataaatttaaatattgatatTCCCAAGTGGTTGCGTATACTTCATTTGGACAGGCTTAACTCATATGCAG TGCATTCGCTTGAGAAGAGAATCAAAGCATTTGAGccaacatatatatacactatgGAAAAG GGATATTTTTTGCTACCTGAAGAAGCAAGGTCTCGCCATAATATTCATACCGTTAACATTAGCATATCAGCTCGACATTCCTGTTTTGGTAACAG GTGGCAGCAACTCCTCATTAACAGAATCGTTGGATATGATACTATTTTGATGAATAGTTTATTGACTTCTACTGGTCAAG GTTATCTGTACAATTATCAAACAAAGGAGTTTTATAATCTTAGTTATGCACAATTACCCCCAGAAGGTCCTGCAGGATTTGGAG ACTACCTTGTGACCAAGTGTGGTGTACTTATGATGTCGCTATTTGTGTTCTTTACTACCACAATGTCAGTTTCATTTACATTGAGAGAGACACAGACCCGCATGCTGAAGTTTACAG TGCAGCTTCAACACCATGCTCGACATCGGCTTCCAACATTTCAATTGATCTTTGTGCATGTAATCGAATCACTTGTCTTTGTACCG ATTATGAttggtattttgttttttctgttCGAGTTTTATGATGATCAGCTGTTGGCTTTCATGGTTTTAATTCTTGTCTGGTTGAGTGAACTGTTTACCCTAATcag TGTCCGGACACCAATATCAATGAAGTTCTTTCCTCGCTTCTTTTTGCTCTACTTTCTGGTTTTtcacatttatttcttttcctatgCTTATG GTTTTTCATATTTGGCTCTCTCTACAACAGCAGCATTTATGCAGCACCTAATTCTCTACTTCTGGAACCGTTTTGAG GTCCCTGCTTTACAAAGGTTTATGCAGCACCGTCGATCACAGCTTCAGCAGCCTCCAGATTTCCACATTACCTCCTCAACCATCCTTGCGTCGACTTTACACATCACAAGATTGAATACAAGGAATCCTGGTCCAGTTAACACGGACCTGACAACTGGGACTGGGTTGAGACCTGGGTCCAACCCAGCAATGCCAGCAACTGGAGAAATGGACATATCCGGGCTTCAGGAACAATCAGAAAGTGAAAACAGAGCAGAGAACCCTCTTCAGCAGGCAGATAATGGTCCCAACCCTGGGGCAATGAATGCATTCAGTTCACTTTTGTTATGGATCTTAGGAGGGGCCTCTTCTGAAGGCCTCAACTCATTCCTTTCCATGTTCAGAGATGTGAGAGAGCAAGGACAAGTTTATGCTGAAAACCGCGCCAATCAGAATGTGCGATAA
- the LOC115977487 gene encoding membralin-like protein At1g60995 isoform X2, whose product MDPEQTFIRVQERFSQMVRPKLRAVLEYLYLFIAITLFCILVVMHANYVQQPGCSSELSGPEMTEAQLIQIKITSAGLWSHNESESNAIDVPDLNTVTNKLENANVDGDGLTFLAAKFWLNWVGSGTRRSKLAWKFWKTDTELLEHQAETSMSCQSSMPTVDDTVIKIDKEERRSFPLSARETFKAAVFHFGKKWYKRLLFIWRHAVQLIRSFWKLWNLAVHSLEKRIKAFEPTYIYTMEKGYFLLPEEARSRHNIHTVNISISARHSCFGNRWQQLLINRIVGYDTILMNSLLTSTGQGYLYNYQTKEFYNLSYAQLPPEGPAGFGDYLVTKCGVLMMSLFVFFTTTMSVSFTLRETQTRMLKFTVQLQHHARHRLPTFQLIFVHVIESLVFVPIMIGILFFLFEFYDDQLLAFMVLILVWLSELFTLISVRTPISMKFFPRFFLLYFLVFHIYFFSYAYGFSYLALSTTAAFMQHLILYFWNRFEVPALQRFMQHRRSQLQQPPDFHITSSTILASTLHITRLNTRNPGPVNTDLTTGTGLRPGSNPAMPATGEMDISGLQEQSESENRAENPLQQADNGPNPGAMNAFSSLLLWILGGASSEGLNSFLSMFRDVREQGQVYAENRANQNVR is encoded by the exons ATGGATCCAGAGCAAACGTTCATACGGGTGCAAGAGCGGTTCTCACAGATGGTGAGACCCAAACTGAGAGCTGTTTTGGAGTACTTGTACCTCTTCATCGCCATCACTTTGTTCTGTATCCTTGTTGTTATGCACGCCAATTACGTTCAACAG CCTGGCTGTTCTAGTGAGCTCTCTGGACCTGAAATGACAGAAGCACAACTCATCCAAATTAAG ATAACTAGTGCAGGGTTGTGGTCGCACAATGAGTCTGAATCTAATGCGATTGATGTTCCTGATTTGAATACCGTGACGAATAAATTGGAAAATGCAAATGTGGATGGAGATGGATTGACATTTTTGGCTGcaaaattttggttaaattgggTTGGTTCTGGTACTAGAAGGAGCAAACTAGCCTGGAAGTTCTGGAAGACTGACACCGAGCTTCTTGAGCATCAAGCAGAAACTTCAATGAGTTGTCAAAGCTCTATGCCAACAGTAGATGACACAGTCATCAAAATTGATAAAGAGGAGCGGCGTAGTTTCCCTTTATCTGCCAGAGAGACATTTAAAGCAGCAGTATTTCATTTTGGCAAAAAGTGGTACAAGCGTCTGTTATTTATTTGGCGACATGCAGTGCAGCTCATTAGAAGTTTCTGGAAGTTGTGG AATCTTGCAg TGCATTCGCTTGAGAAGAGAATCAAAGCATTTGAGccaacatatatatacactatgGAAAAG GGATATTTTTTGCTACCTGAAGAAGCAAGGTCTCGCCATAATATTCATACCGTTAACATTAGCATATCAGCTCGACATTCCTGTTTTGGTAACAG GTGGCAGCAACTCCTCATTAACAGAATCGTTGGATATGATACTATTTTGATGAATAGTTTATTGACTTCTACTGGTCAAG GTTATCTGTACAATTATCAAACAAAGGAGTTTTATAATCTTAGTTATGCACAATTACCCCCAGAAGGTCCTGCAGGATTTGGAG ACTACCTTGTGACCAAGTGTGGTGTACTTATGATGTCGCTATTTGTGTTCTTTACTACCACAATGTCAGTTTCATTTACATTGAGAGAGACACAGACCCGCATGCTGAAGTTTACAG TGCAGCTTCAACACCATGCTCGACATCGGCTTCCAACATTTCAATTGATCTTTGTGCATGTAATCGAATCACTTGTCTTTGTACCG ATTATGAttggtattttgttttttctgttCGAGTTTTATGATGATCAGCTGTTGGCTTTCATGGTTTTAATTCTTGTCTGGTTGAGTGAACTGTTTACCCTAATcag TGTCCGGACACCAATATCAATGAAGTTCTTTCCTCGCTTCTTTTTGCTCTACTTTCTGGTTTTtcacatttatttcttttcctatgCTTATG GTTTTTCATATTTGGCTCTCTCTACAACAGCAGCATTTATGCAGCACCTAATTCTCTACTTCTGGAACCGTTTTGAG GTCCCTGCTTTACAAAGGTTTATGCAGCACCGTCGATCACAGCTTCAGCAGCCTCCAGATTTCCACATTACCTCCTCAACCATCCTTGCGTCGACTTTACACATCACAAGATTGAATACAAGGAATCCTGGTCCAGTTAACACGGACCTGACAACTGGGACTGGGTTGAGACCTGGGTCCAACCCAGCAATGCCAGCAACTGGAGAAATGGACATATCCGGGCTTCAGGAACAATCAGAAAGTGAAAACAGAGCAGAGAACCCTCTTCAGCAGGCAGATAATGGTCCCAACCCTGGGGCAATGAATGCATTCAGTTCACTTTTGTTATGGATCTTAGGAGGGGCCTCTTCTGAAGGCCTCAACTCATTCCTTTCCATGTTCAGAGATGTGAGAGAGCAAGGACAAGTTTATGCTGAAAACCGCGCCAATCAGAATGTGCGATAA
- the LOC115977488 gene encoding putative transferase At1g60990, chloroplastic — translation MATTVTLPSMIIPRSWNSKLSSPHQNGPFWAKKTPSISSTLSLSSTKISRSSSSTTLPAALPFDLSPPPIDHDFLDALTLSGTKVSDDGIVETFDNDDEALDAVDNGVVVVDLSHYGRIRVSGEDRIQFLHNQSTADFECLHEGQGCDTVFVTPTARTIDLSHAWIMKNAVLLVVSPVTCQSITEMLNKYIFPADKVEIQDISKQTSLFVLVGPRSNQVMEGLNLGDLVGQPYGTHRHFSVNGMPVTVGVGNVISEEGFSLLLTPAAAESVWKTILSLGAIPMGSNAWEKLRVLQGRPAPQKELTNEFNVLEAHLWNSISQNKGCYKGQETISRLVTYDGVKQRLWGIRLSAPAEPGSPITINGKKVGKITSYASGRKESEHFGLGYIKRQAASEGDTVFVGDDITGTVVEVPFLAQQCPPSRGSSS, via the exons ATGGCAACAACAGTAACTCTCCCATCGATGATTATTCCTCGGAGTTGGAATTCGAAACTTTCTTCTCCACACCAAAACGGACCGTTTTGGGCCAAGAAAACACCCTCGATTTCTagcactctttctctctcatccacAAAAATTAGCAGAAGCAGCTCTTCTACTACCTTGCCTGCTGCCTTGCCATTCGATCTCTCTCCTCCTCCAATCGATCACGACTTCCTC GATGCTCTGACACTTTCAGGTACAAAGGTTTCGgatgatgggattgttgaaacATTTGACAATGATGATGAAGCATTAGATGCGGTTGATAATGGGGTTGTG GTTGTGGACCTTTCACATTATGGCCGGATAAGAG TTAGTGGAGAAGACCGTATCCAGTTTCTTCACAACCAAAGCACTGCAGATTTTGAATGTCTTCACGAAGGACAG GGATGTGACACTGTTTTTGTTACACCAACAGCTCGGACAATTGATCTTTCACATGCGTGGATCATG AAAAATGCAGTTTTATTAGTAGTTTCACCAGTGACGTGTCAAAGTATAACTGAAATGCTGAACAA GTACATATTTCCCGCTGACAAGGTCGAGATTCAAGACATCTCCAAGCAAACTAGCTTATTTGTTTTGGTTGGACCCAGAAGCAATCAA GTAATGGAGGGGTTGAACCTTGGTGATCTTGTTGGACAACCTTACGGCACACATCGACATTTTAGT GTAAATGGAATGCCAGTTACTGTAGGGGTGGGAAATGTCATTTCCGAAGAAGGTTTTTCTCTGTTGTTGACACCAGCTGCTGCTGAATCAGTCTGGAAAACCATTCTTTCTCTGGGTGCTATCCCAATGGGCTCTAATGCGTGGGAAAAACTAAGGGTTCTTCAAG GTAGGCCGGCTCCTCAAAAGGAACTTACTAATGAATTTAATGTCCTAGAGGCTCATCTCTGGAATTCCATCTCTCAGAACAAGG GGTGTTACAAGGGACAGGAGACTATATCTAGACTCGTAACATATGATGGAGTCAAGCAGAGACTTTGGGGAATTCGTCTATCAGCACCAGCAGAACCTGGCAGCCCCATCACAATTAATGGGAAAAAG GTGGGAAAGATAACAAGTTATGCATCTGGAAGAAAAGAATCTGAGCATTTTGGTTTAGGCTATATCAAGAGGCAAGCTGCTTCAGAAGGAGACACTGTATTCGTTGGAGACGACATCACAGGGACAGTGGTGGAAGTTCCTTTTCTTGCACAGCAATGCCCACCATCACGTGGTTCAAGTTCTTGA